From Cuculus canorus isolate bCucCan1 chromosome 7, bCucCan1.pri, whole genome shotgun sequence, one genomic window encodes:
- the BBIP1 gene encoding BBSome-interacting protein 1, producing the protein MPEGKAAFREVLPKQGQLSVEDAPAMVLCKPKVLPLKSVTLEKLEKLQRAALEALEAAEAAPAEGAARSRP; encoded by the exons ATGCCGGAGGGGAAGGCCGCGTTCCGGGAGGTTCTGCCCAAGCAAG GGCAGCTGTCGGTGGAGGACGCTCCCGCCATGGTGCTGTGCAAGCCGAAGGTGCTGCCCCTCAAGTCGGTGAcgctggagaagctggagaagctgcagcGCGCGGCGCTGGAGGCGCTGGAAGCGGCGGAGGCGGCGCCGGCCGAGGGGGCAGCGCGGTCCCGGCCCTAG
- the PDCD4 gene encoding programmed cell death protein 4: MEAEKEHISVNPTELENLSDAPFSGDEENGGNEERKTEINGNWIPATSITEAKINAKAKRRLRKNSSRDSGRGDSVSDNGETLKIGIVVPTSPKGKLLDRRSRSGKGRGLPKKGGAGGKGVWGTPGQVYDVEEVDIKDPNYDDDQENCIYETVVLPLDERAFEKTLTPIIQEYFEHGDTNEVSEMLKDLNLGEMKYSVPVLAVSLALEGKASHREMTSKLISDLCGTVVSKSDVEKSFDRLLKELPELVLDSPRAPQLVGQFIARAVGDGILSSTYVDGYKGTVNCVQARAALDRATVLLSMTKGGKRIDNVWGSGGGQQSVKHLVKEIDMLLKEYLLSGDVLEAERCLQELEVPHFHHELVYEAVVMVLESTGEKTFKMMLDLLKSLWKSSVITVDQMKRGYERVYCEIPDINLDVPRSYSVLERFVEECFQAGLISKPLRDLCPSRGRKRFVSEGDGGRLKLESY, encoded by the exons AACTTGAGAATCTAAGTGATGCTCCGTTTTCTGGTGATGAAGAGAATGGTGGGAATGAGGAACGGAagactgaaatcaatggaaattGGATTCCTGCAACTTCAATTACTGAAGCCAAAATAAATGCTAAAGCAAAGAGACGATTGAGGAAAAATTCTTCTAGAGATTCTGGGAGAGGAGACTCTGTTAGTGACAATGGAGAGACACTGAAGATTGGAATTGTTGTACCGACGAGCCCAAAGGGGAAACTCCTGGACAGGCGATCCCGGTCTGGAAAGGGAAGGGGTCTACCAAAGAAAG GTGGAGCGGGTGGTAAAGGAGTTTGGGGAACACCAGGTCAAGTGTATGATGTGGAAGAAGTAGATATTAAGGATCCTAATTATGACGATGACCag GAGAACTGCATCTATGAAACAGTCGTTTTACCTCTGGATGAAAGAGCATTTGAAAAAACTTTGACACCCATCATACAGGAATATTTTGAACATGGAGATACTAATGAAGTTTCG GAGATGCTGAAAGATTTAAACCTTGGTGAAATGAAATACAGTGTGCCAGTCTTGGCTGTTTCCTTGGCATTGGAAGGGAAGGCTAGTCACAGGGAAATGACATCTAAGCTTATCTCCGACCTTTGTGGGACAGTAGTCAGCAAAAGCGATGTGGAAAAATCATTTGATAGACTGCTTAAAGAACTACCCGAATTGGTGTTGGATTCTCCCAGGGCACCACAG TTGGTGGGCCAGTTTATTGCTAGAGCTGTTGGAGATGGGATTCTAAGCAGTACCTACGTAGATGGCTACAAAGGCACTGTGAATTGCGTCCAAGCTCG AGCTGCGCTGGACCGAGCCACTGTGTTGCTGAGTATGACAAAGGGTGGAAAGCGTATAGACAACGTGTGGGGGTCAGGAGGTGGCCAGCAGTCTGTGAAACACCTTGTTAAAGAG ATTGATATGTTGCTAAAAGAGTATTTGCTTTCTGGAGATGTACTGGAAGCTGAACGTTgccttcaggaactggaagtACCTCATTTTCACCATGAACTTGTATATGAA GCTGTTGTAATGGTTTTGGAGTCAACTggagaaaagacctttaaaatgaTGCTGGATTTGTTGAAATCTCTCTGGAAGTCTTCTGTCATTACTGTGGACCAAATGAAAAGA GGTTATGAACGAGTTTACTGTGAAATCCCAGATATTAACCTGGATGTGCCACGCTCCTATTCTGTGCTTGAGCGGTTTGTAGAGGAATGCTTTCAGGCCGGATTAATCTCCAAACCACTGAGAGACCTCTGTCCTTCAAG GGGCAGAAAGCGTTTTGTGAGCGAAGGAGATGGAGGTCGTCTCAAGCTTGAGAGCTACTGA